One part of the Paenibacillus thermoaerophilus genome encodes these proteins:
- a CDS encoding ammonium transporter, whose product MLKKWLASSMFLSLLFPTMAFAAEAPTPEILQYAIDGVWVMLAAILVIFMQAGFALLETGSTRMKNAGHVAGKTILTFGICAIVFWAFGFGIAFGEGNSILGWKGFFFDGQASESYVLGTGVPLSIQFVFQLAFAGVALAIAWGGFAERAKLSVYFVFGALFTALIYPFVAHWIWGGGWLAEHGKQDFAGSTVVHLTGATAALVATLLLKPRLGKYNKDGKPNQLPGHNQVLSVLGVIILWIGWLGFNPGSTLTAVNDGFFGFVSLNTNLAAAAGAVAALVVSWIYFGKADIPSMLNGVLAALVAITASCAFVETWAAVVIGAVAGVLTFFTAQWFEKAGIDDPIYAFSVHGIAGMWGSLSTGFFASERLVEIVGVGKPGLFYGGGLEQLGVQALGVAACFLFVFVVSFVILSIMKATMGLRVTEEEELVGLDLSEHGSYGYPEQMKKAGGDVSLQA is encoded by the coding sequence GTGTTAAAGAAATGGCTAGCGTCAAGTATGTTTCTGAGTCTATTGTTCCCCACGATGGCTTTTGCGGCCGAAGCGCCGACGCCGGAAATTTTGCAATATGCGATTGACGGCGTATGGGTCATGCTGGCGGCTATCCTGGTGATTTTCATGCAAGCGGGCTTCGCCCTTCTGGAGACGGGTTCCACGCGGATGAAAAACGCCGGTCACGTCGCAGGCAAAACGATCCTTACGTTCGGCATCTGCGCGATTGTATTCTGGGCTTTCGGCTTCGGGATCGCGTTTGGCGAAGGGAACAGCATTTTGGGCTGGAAAGGCTTTTTCTTCGACGGGCAGGCAAGCGAATCCTACGTCCTCGGAACGGGCGTGCCGCTCAGCATTCAATTCGTGTTCCAGCTCGCGTTCGCGGGCGTAGCGCTCGCCATCGCGTGGGGCGGATTCGCGGAACGCGCCAAGCTGTCGGTCTACTTCGTCTTCGGCGCGCTGTTTACGGCTCTTATCTATCCGTTTGTCGCTCACTGGATTTGGGGAGGAGGCTGGCTCGCCGAGCACGGCAAGCAGGATTTCGCCGGCTCGACGGTCGTTCACTTGACCGGCGCTACCGCGGCTCTCGTCGCCACCCTCTTGTTGAAGCCTCGTCTGGGCAAATACAATAAAGACGGCAAACCGAATCAGCTCCCGGGCCACAACCAAGTGTTGTCCGTGCTGGGCGTGATCATCCTCTGGATCGGCTGGCTCGGCTTCAATCCGGGCTCCACGCTGACGGCTGTCAACGACGGATTCTTCGGTTTCGTCTCGCTGAACACGAACCTGGCGGCAGCCGCCGGCGCCGTCGCGGCTTTGGTCGTATCCTGGATTTACTTCGGCAAAGCGGATATTCCGAGCATGCTGAACGGCGTTCTGGCCGCGCTTGTCGCCATCACCGCTTCCTGCGCGTTCGTCGAAACTTGGGCTGCCGTCGTTATCGGCGCAGTGGCGGGCGTGCTGACGTTTTTCACGGCTCAATGGTTCGAGAAAGCGGGGATCGACGATCCGATCTACGCCTTCTCCGTACACGGCATCGCCGGGATGTGGGGATCGCTCTCGACGGGATTCTTCGCGTCGGAACGTCTGGTCGAGATCGTCGGAGTCGGCAAGCCGGGCTTGTTCTACGGCGGCGGTCTGGAGCAGTTGGGCGTGCAGGCGCTGGGCGTCGCGGCCTGCTTCCTGTTCGTCTTCGTGGTCTCCTTCGTCATCCTGAGCATCATGAAGGCGACGATGGGCCTGCGGGTCACGGAGGAAGAAGAGCTGGTCGGTCTCGACCTGAGCGAGCACGGTTCCTACGGGTATCCGGAGCAAATGAAAAAAGCGGGCGGAGACGTATCGCTGCAAGCGTAA
- a CDS encoding MerR family transcriptional regulator — protein MYRIGEVARMTGLSARTIDYYTKLSLIYPAKRSETNYRLYGLETIKRLKRIEEWKKEKHSLEEIKEKLDQLDKARTDEIVTDKLTSLQLHMKQLEREAKEIRPMLENLKPAQARSVLKLLTTQSAACIEALLILLGKGPLS, from the coding sequence TTGTACCGAATTGGCGAGGTGGCTCGCATGACCGGTCTGAGCGCTCGCACGATCGATTACTACACAAAACTTTCCCTGATCTATCCCGCCAAACGCTCGGAAACCAATTACCGCTTGTACGGGCTTGAAACGATAAAACGGCTGAAACGTATCGAGGAATGGAAAAAGGAGAAGCATAGCTTAGAGGAAATCAAAGAAAAGCTCGATCAGTTGGATAAAGCCCGTACGGACGAAATAGTGACAGATAAACTGACATCCCTGCAATTGCATATGAAGCAATTGGAGCGGGAAGCCAAAGAAATTCGTCCGATGCTCGAAAATCTGAAACCGGCGCAAGCCCGTTCCGTATTAAAATTACTGACGACCCAAAGCGCCGCCTGCATCGAAGCGCTTCTGATCCTGTTGGGAAAAGGTCCTTTATCTTAA
- a CDS encoding zinc metallopeptidase — MFNLTYWYMEVLILLAFGLSIWAQFRVKGTFNRWSQVEAMSGLTGYEAARRMLDANGLHDVPVEPVRGVLSDHYDPIHRVVRLSEPVYYERSIAAISVACHEVGHAIQHKVHYPMLVARHKMFPVVNFASGIAPFLIIAGLIFSAIPGLLLLGIIFFSAAVLFQVITLPVEFNASARARDLMIAHGFITNQEERGVAKVLNAAALTYVAAALISVLELLKYILIFTGRSNEE; from the coding sequence ATGTTCAACCTTACCTATTGGTATATGGAAGTGTTGATCCTGCTTGCGTTCGGCTTGTCGATCTGGGCGCAGTTCCGGGTCAAAGGAACGTTCAACCGCTGGTCGCAGGTGGAGGCGATGTCCGGCCTGACCGGTTATGAAGCGGCAAGACGCATGCTGGACGCGAACGGCCTGCACGACGTTCCCGTGGAGCCCGTGCGCGGCGTGCTGAGCGACCACTACGATCCGATCCACCGGGTCGTCCGCTTGTCCGAGCCGGTTTACTACGAACGCTCCATCGCCGCCATCTCGGTCGCCTGCCACGAAGTCGGCCATGCGATCCAGCATAAGGTTCATTACCCGATGCTCGTCGCCCGGCACAAAATGTTCCCGGTCGTGAACTTCGCGTCCGGCATCGCTCCGTTCCTGATTATCGCGGGCCTTATTTTCAGCGCGATTCCCGGATTGCTGCTGCTCGGCATCATCTTCTTCTCGGCGGCCGTGCTGTTCCAGGTGATCACGCTTCCGGTCGAGTTCAACGCAAGCGCCCGCGCGCGCGACCTGATGATCGCGCACGGCTTCATCACCAACCAGGAGGAACGCGGCGTCGCCAAAGTTTTGAACGCGGCCGCCCTCACCTATGTCGCAGCCGCGCTGATCTCCGTTCTGGAGCTGCTCAAATATATTTTGATCTTCACGGGACGGAGCAACGAAGAATAA
- a CDS encoding LysR family transcriptional regulator — protein MEFRQLQYFVKVARKQHVTQAAEELHVAQSAVSRQIHQLEEELGVQLFVQKGRNLQLTPVGRLFLSRVETILTDLERAVGELHEFLDPELGEIRIGFPHSLGISLLPTVVAEFRKSHPNVRFRLRQGTYASLIKDVVDGKVDLSFISPFPENHDQVSGELLLSEELYAILPPGHMLAEYQMITLDQLKDESFVMFSELYSLRRIVMDACKKAGFTPRIEFEGEETDTIRGLVAAGMGVSLLPEMALTESSPLMPAKVRVSDPQVTRTIGLIRRGGGEKLPLVAEMFRRFLIDFFQSK, from the coding sequence TTGGAATTCAGACAACTCCAATATTTCGTGAAAGTGGCGCGTAAGCAGCATGTCACCCAAGCTGCCGAAGAACTGCATGTCGCGCAGTCGGCGGTCAGCCGGCAGATTCACCAGTTGGAGGAAGAACTCGGCGTTCAACTGTTCGTGCAAAAAGGCCGCAACCTGCAGTTGACCCCCGTAGGACGGCTGTTTCTGAGCCGTGTCGAGACGATATTGACGGATTTGGAGAGGGCGGTGGGCGAGCTGCACGAATTTCTCGACCCGGAGCTCGGGGAGATCCGGATCGGGTTCCCGCACAGCTTGGGCATCAGCTTGCTGCCGACGGTCGTCGCCGAATTCCGCAAGAGCCACCCGAACGTCCGGTTCCGGCTCAGGCAAGGAACATACGCCAGCCTGATCAAGGATGTCGTGGACGGCAAAGTCGATTTGTCTTTTATCTCGCCGTTTCCGGAAAATCACGATCAGGTCAGCGGAGAGCTGCTGCTGTCGGAGGAGCTTTACGCGATTTTGCCGCCGGGGCATATGCTGGCGGAATACCAGATGATTACGCTGGATCAGTTGAAGGACGAGTCGTTCGTCATGTTCAGCGAGTTGTACTCCCTCCGCCGGATTGTGATGGACGCGTGCAAGAAAGCGGGCTTTACGCCCCGGATCGAGTTCGAGGGCGAGGAGACGGATACGATCCGCGGCCTCGTCGCTGCGGGTATGGGGGTAAGTCTGCTTCCGGAGATGGCGCTGACGGAGTCCAGCCCGCTTATGCCGGCCAAGGTTCGGGTCAGCGATCCGCAGGTCACGCGCACAATCGGTTTGATCCGCCGCGGAGGCGGCGAGAAGCTGCCGCTGGTGGCGGAGATGTTCAGACGGTTTCTTATCGATTTTTTCCAGTCCAAATAA
- a CDS encoding rhomboid family intramembrane serine protease, which yields MIFLRVEKFRDYVRYYPVTIALIAVVLAAFAVTGLAGGMSDGRVLLDFGGVSALPGYSEQYWRLVTAMFLHSGFEHVLFNAFALYVFAPPLERLFGHARYALFVVLCGVTGNLVSLTFEKPVLAVGISGAVYGLYGAYLYIILFRRGMLDAGSRKTIGVLLIIGLIYSVIVPSTSLWGHLGGLLAGFLLLAPCMQHRLRKG from the coding sequence ATGATCTTTTTGAGAGTGGAGAAGTTTCGGGATTACGTCCGGTACTATCCGGTAACCATAGCCCTGATCGCCGTCGTCCTGGCGGCGTTTGCCGTTACCGGCTTGGCCGGGGGCATGTCCGACGGGCGGGTCCTGCTGGATTTCGGCGGAGTATCCGCTCTCCCGGGCTACTCGGAGCAATACTGGCGCTTGGTGACGGCCATGTTTCTCCACAGCGGCTTCGAGCATGTGCTGTTTAACGCGTTTGCGTTATACGTGTTCGCTCCGCCGCTCGAGCGATTGTTCGGACATGCGCGCTACGCCCTGTTTGTCGTGCTGTGCGGCGTTACCGGCAACCTCGTGTCACTGACGTTCGAGAAGCCCGTGCTGGCTGTGGGCATATCCGGGGCGGTTTACGGTCTCTACGGCGCTTATCTGTACATTATCCTGTTCCGCCGGGGGATGCTCGATGCCGGGTCCCGCAAGACGATTGGCGTGCTGCTGATCATCGGGCTCATCTATTCGGTGATCGTGCCGAGCACCAGCCTGTGGGGCCATCTGGGCGGGCTGCTGGCCGGGTTTCTGCTGCTGGCTCCGTGCATGCAGCATCGTTTGCGCAAGGGATAA
- the tpx gene encoding thiol peroxidase has translation MSQERTGVATLKGNPITLIGPQLQPGSQAPDFQLNKALTEVVSLADFAGKVKLISVVPSLDTGVCDAQTRRFNEEAAKLGDNVVILTVSVDLPMAQARWCGAAGVDKVVTLSDYKTREFGKSYGVLIKELQLLMRSIFVLDANNTIQYVEYLGEMTEHPNYENAIAAVKKLV, from the coding sequence ATGTCTCAAGAACGCACTGGCGTTGCCACCCTCAAAGGCAACCCGATCACCTTGATTGGACCGCAACTTCAACCCGGCAGCCAAGCTCCGGATTTCCAACTGAACAAGGCGCTGACGGAAGTCGTTTCCCTGGCCGATTTCGCCGGTAAAGTCAAACTGATCAGCGTCGTGCCTTCGCTGGACACGGGCGTGTGCGACGCGCAAACCCGCCGCTTCAACGAAGAAGCCGCCAAGCTCGGCGACAACGTCGTCATCCTGACGGTCAGCGTGGATCTGCCGATGGCGCAAGCCCGCTGGTGCGGAGCCGCAGGCGTGGACAAAGTCGTGACCCTGTCCGACTACAAAACGCGCGAATTCGGCAAAAGCTACGGCGTGCTGATCAAAGAGCTTCAACTGCTGATGCGCTCCATCTTCGTCCTGGACGCGAACAACACGATTCAATACGTCGAATACCTCGGCGAAATGACGGAGCATCCGAACTACGAGAACGCGATCGCAGCGGTCAAAAAGCTCGTATAA
- a CDS encoding DUF1499 domain-containing protein: MLKRTLIGLVRSHETTGEKARIPELKTRHYKIPKEQLWEEVQSVLKKLPGYKLLHAVENVGEIVAEKKTVTGRVQDITLTLFSLGPMRSAVDIYSASRGSLGDLGSNYRVILQIYNELDRRLAQHKITNN; the protein is encoded by the coding sequence TTGCTTAAGAGAACGTTGATCGGACTTGTCCGCAGCCACGAGACGACAGGCGAAAAAGCAAGAATACCGGAGCTTAAAACCCGGCACTACAAAATACCGAAGGAACAGCTCTGGGAAGAAGTGCAAAGCGTACTGAAGAAACTGCCCGGCTACAAGCTGCTTCATGCCGTTGAGAATGTCGGGGAGATCGTTGCGGAGAAAAAAACCGTAACCGGACGCGTGCAGGATATCACTTTGACGCTGTTTTCGCTCGGGCCGATGCGGTCCGCCGTCGACATCTACTCCGCATCGCGTGGTTCTCTCGGGGATCTCGGCTCCAATTACCGCGTCATCCTGCAGATTTACAACGAGCTGGATCGGCGTTTGGCCCAGCATAAAATTACGAACAACTGA
- a CDS encoding UDP-glucose--hexose-1-phosphate uridylyltransferase, with product MQPLDIASLIERLVRFGLQRGLLNGELDAIDARNKLLDLFGVAEPYEGELPDEELDSAAPLLEAMLDYGARTGLLPENTTGYRDLLDARIMGLLMPRPSEAAARFRRKTETEGIEAATNWFYRMSIDSNYIRMDRIAKNLYWLADTDYGALEVTVNLSKPEKDPKEIAAERLLPAAKYPKCLLCADNVGYAGRLNHPARQNHRILPLTLDGRSWYMQYSPYVYYNEHCIVFDAEHTPMMLSEATFRRLLDFVDAVPHYFIGSNADLPIVGGSILSHDHYQGGRHVFPMEKAPVEETFRDPARPGLSVGIVKWPMSVLRARSRDRGELLSFAAHTLEAWRGYSDPEAGILAWSETDGCRVPHNTITPIARFRSKTGEYELDLVLRNNRRTEEHPDGLFHPHRDLHHIKKENIGLIEVMGLAVLPGRLKDELDAIGRILSGESTLPPEEDKDHPLAKHREWIESLVAAYGNSLPRAEAESLLKREVGAKFARVLEDAGVFKRNPDGLGRFRLFCGSLGLIHA from the coding sequence GCTCGCAACAAGCTGCTGGATCTGTTCGGCGTCGCCGAGCCTTATGAGGGCGAATTGCCGGACGAGGAGCTGGACAGCGCGGCGCCTCTGCTGGAGGCGATGCTGGATTACGGCGCCCGCACGGGGCTGCTTCCCGAGAATACGACGGGTTACCGGGATCTGCTGGACGCCCGCATTATGGGACTGCTGATGCCGCGGCCTTCGGAGGCGGCAGCGCGGTTTCGGCGGAAGACGGAGACCGAAGGCATCGAGGCGGCGACGAACTGGTTTTACCGGATGTCGATCGATTCGAACTACATCCGCATGGACCGCATCGCCAAAAATTTGTATTGGCTGGCCGACACCGATTACGGGGCGCTTGAGGTTACCGTCAATCTCTCCAAGCCGGAGAAAGATCCGAAGGAGATCGCCGCCGAGCGGCTGCTGCCTGCGGCGAAGTACCCCAAATGCCTGCTGTGCGCGGACAACGTCGGCTACGCGGGACGGCTTAATCACCCGGCCCGGCAGAACCACCGCATCCTGCCGCTGACGCTCGACGGGCGAAGCTGGTATATGCAATACTCGCCTTACGTTTATTACAATGAACACTGTATCGTGTTCGACGCCGAGCATACGCCTATGATGCTGTCGGAGGCGACGTTCCGCCGGCTGCTCGATTTCGTCGACGCCGTCCCGCATTATTTCATCGGTTCGAACGCGGATCTGCCGATCGTAGGCGGTTCGATTCTGAGCCACGACCATTACCAGGGGGGCCGCCATGTATTTCCGATGGAGAAAGCCCCCGTGGAGGAGACCTTCCGGGACCCGGCCCGGCCCGGCTTGTCCGTCGGAATCGTCAAATGGCCGATGTCCGTGCTGCGCGCCCGCTCGCGGGACCGCGGGGAGCTACTGTCGTTCGCGGCGCATACGCTGGAGGCATGGCGGGGATACAGCGATCCCGAGGCCGGCATTCTCGCCTGGTCCGAGACGGACGGCTGCCGCGTTCCGCACAACACGATCACGCCGATCGCCCGGTTCCGTTCGAAGACGGGCGAATACGAGCTTGACCTCGTCTTGCGCAACAACCGGAGGACGGAGGAGCACCCGGACGGCTTGTTCCATCCTCACCGCGATCTTCACCATATCAAGAAGGAGAATATCGGCCTGATCGAGGTGATGGGGCTGGCGGTGCTGCCCGGCCGGCTGAAGGACGAACTTGACGCCATCGGGCGCATCCTGAGCGGAGAATCCACGCTTCCGCCGGAAGAAGACAAGGACCATCCGCTTGCGAAACATCGGGAATGGATCGAAAGCCTGGTCGCCGCGTACGGGAATTCGCTGCCCCGGGCCGAAGCCGAGAGCTTGCTGAAGCGGGAAGTCGGAGCCAAGTTCGCCCGTGTGCTGGAGGATGCCGGCGTGTTCAAGCGCAATCCCGACGGTTTGGGCCGTTTCCGGTTATTTTGCGGTTCTCTGGGGTTAATACACGCATAA